In the genome of Deltaproteobacteria bacterium, one region contains:
- the gatB gene encoding Asp-tRNA(Asn)/Glu-tRNA(Gln) amidotransferase subunit GatB has translation MRDYEVVIGLEVHAQLKTKSKIFCSCSTQFGAAPNENTCPVCTGMPGTLPVLNATAVEYAVKMAMAVDCRVNKKSIFARKNYFYPDLPMGYQISQFDLPVAEHGHIMIHTDKGEKRIGITRIHMENDAGKNIHSSTDNASYVDLNRAGTPLIEIVSEPDMRSAEEAVAYLKSLRAILLYLGICDGNLEEGSFRCDANVSIRPWGQEEFGTRAELKNMNSFRNIQRAIDYEVQRQIDVIEDGDVVVQETRLFDAAKGETRSMRGKEEAHDYRYFPDPDLVPLVIEDAWMEKWRADLPELPKARLARFCDDLGLPRYDAEVLTAEKDVADYFEAAVAAGGEPKKMSNWIMGEVLRELNDRGESLAACRILPEELARLVKLVDAGTISGSIAKNVFKELFETGGDPEAHVKAKGLIQISDTSAIEALVDEVVAENPAEMERFRGGDKKLTGFFVGQVMKKSKGKANPGLVNQLLAKKLR, from the coding sequence ATGCGTGATTATGAAGTGGTTATCGGCCTGGAAGTCCATGCCCAGCTCAAAACCAAGAGCAAGATATTCTGTTCCTGTTCAACCCAGTTCGGGGCCGCGCCCAACGAGAACACCTGCCCGGTCTGCACGGGCATGCCCGGCACTCTGCCCGTATTGAATGCCACGGCCGTGGAGTACGCGGTCAAGATGGCCATGGCCGTGGATTGCCGTGTCAATAAAAAGTCCATTTTTGCCCGCAAGAACTATTTTTATCCCGATCTGCCCATGGGCTACCAGATTTCGCAGTTCGATCTGCCCGTGGCCGAGCACGGTCACATCATGATCCATACGGACAAGGGCGAAAAACGCATCGGCATCACCCGTATCCACATGGAAAATGATGCCGGCAAAAATATCCATTCGAGCACGGACAATGCGTCCTATGTGGATTTGAACCGTGCCGGGACGCCGCTCATTGAAATTGTCAGTGAGCCAGACATGCGTTCGGCCGAGGAAGCCGTGGCCTATCTGAAGAGTCTGCGGGCGATTTTGCTTTATCTGGGCATTTGTGACGGCAACCTGGAGGAGGGCAGTTTTCGCTGCGATGCCAATGTCTCCATCCGGCCCTGGGGCCAGGAGGAGTTCGGCACGCGCGCGGAGCTCAAGAACATGAACTCTTTCCGCAACATCCAGCGGGCCATTGATTATGAGGTCCAGCGCCAGATCGACGTCATCGAGGACGGTGATGTGGTCGTGCAGGAAACGCGGCTTTTTGACGCGGCCAAGGGCGAAACCCGGTCCATGCGCGGCAAGGAAGAGGCTCATGACTATCGCTATTTTCCTGATCCGGATTTGGTGCCCTTGGTTATCGAAGACGCCTGGATGGAAAAATGGCGGGCCGATCTGCCGGAACTGCCCAAGGCCCGTTTGGCTCGTTTTTGCGATGATTTGGGCCTGCCACGGTACGACGCCGAGGTGCTCACGGCCGAAAAGGATGTGGCCGATTACTTCGAGGCCGCCGTGGCCGCGGGCGGCGAGCCGAAAAAAATGTCCAACTGGATCATGGGCGAGGTGCTGCGCGAGTTGAATGATCGCGGGGAGAGCTTGGCCGCGTGTCGGATTCTGCCCGAGGAATTGGCGCGTCTGGTCAAGCTGGTCGATGCCGGAACCATCAGCGGCAGCATCGCCAAGAATGTGTTCAAGGAGCTGTTTGAAACAGGCGGCGATCCCGAAGCCCATGTCAAGGCCAAGGGGCTGATTCAGATTTCCGACACGTCGGCCATCGAGGCCCTCGTGGACGAGGTTGTCGCCGAAAATCCGGCCGAGATGGAGCGCTTTCGCGGCGGAGACAAGAAATTGACCGGCTTTTTTGTCGGACAGGTCATGAAGAAATCCAAGG